In a genomic window of uncultured Flavobacterium sp.:
- a CDS encoding acetyltransferase, giving the protein MVGTQYNNLEVIVLGAGGLAREIVSWINTSDENKITIVGFMDENPEALNGYEINEKLLGKIDLNNIEKNQSVICAIADVNVKEQLYSELVQNNISIFSYVHQSCFIGERTNYGKGLVLLPYAIISCDSKIGNFVFINNGSQIGHDVTIGDFTSIMANVDIGGGAVIGNNVFIGSNAVILPGVKIPDNTRIGAGSVVLKSIKKEGTYFGNPAKKIF; this is encoded by the coding sequence ATGGTGGGTACTCAGTACAATAATTTAGAAGTCATAGTTTTAGGTGCAGGAGGTTTAGCGAGGGAAATTGTAAGCTGGATTAATACATCTGATGAAAATAAAATAACGATTGTAGGTTTTATGGATGAAAATCCAGAAGCCTTAAATGGTTATGAGATAAATGAAAAACTTCTTGGGAAAATTGACTTAAATAATATAGAGAAGAATCAATCTGTTATTTGTGCAATTGCAGATGTAAATGTTAAAGAACAATTATATAGTGAATTAGTTCAAAATAATATTTCAATCTTTTCTTATGTTCATCAATCTTGTTTTATTGGTGAACGAACAAACTATGGTAAAGGGTTAGTTTTGCTTCCTTATGCAATTATATCTTGTGATTCAAAAATTGGAAATTTTGTTTTCATAAATAACGGTTCTCAAATTGGTCACGATGTTACTATTGGTGATTTTACAAGTATAATGGCAAATGTAGATATAGGCGGTGGTGCTGTTATAGGAAATAATGTTTTTATTGGATCAAACGCTGTAATTCTTCCAGGTGTTAAAATTCCTGATAATACAAGAATTGGTGCGGGATCAGTAGTTTTAAAATCAATAAAAAAAGAAGGAACCTATTTTGGAAATCCTGCAAAAAAAATATTTTAA
- a CDS encoding SDR family oxidoreductase, with the protein MIQDKKILVTGATSGIGLALCNFLLNNKCTVLAVGRDKSKIENLIASSNDALKFLSLDLTDYQSYPKIFDETLAGEKFDGFVHCAGIEETLPLTMYNPENVKKIFEINVFSGIELLRHFSKKKYSNDGSSVVFLSSVMGDLGQPGKIGYCATKSAVLGVVKSSALELAKRKFRVNAISPGVVNTPMTQKLFSQIEDENIERIKEMHPLGIGEVEDVVPMITFLLSDFSKWITGQNIKIDGGYSVQ; encoded by the coding sequence ATGATACAAGATAAAAAAATATTAGTTACTGGAGCTACTTCTGGTATAGGTTTGGCGCTATGTAATTTTTTATTAAATAATAAATGTACTGTACTTGCTGTTGGTAGAGACAAAAGTAAAATTGAAAATCTTATTGCAAGTTCAAATGATGCACTAAAATTTTTATCTCTGGATTTAACAGATTATCAAAGTTATCCTAAAATATTTGATGAAACATTAGCAGGAGAAAAATTTGATGGTTTTGTTCATTGCGCTGGTATTGAAGAAACTTTGCCATTGACAATGTATAATCCTGAAAACGTAAAAAAGATATTTGAAATAAATGTTTTTAGTGGAATTGAATTACTGAGACATTTTTCAAAGAAAAAATATTCAAATGACGGATCAAGTGTTGTTTTTTTATCTTCTGTAATGGGAGATTTGGGACAGCCGGGAAAAATAGGATATTGTGCTACTAAATCAGCTGTTTTAGGAGTTGTAAAGTCATCGGCTTTAGAACTTGCTAAAAGAAAATTTAGAGTAAATGCAATATCTCCGGGAGTTGTAAACACTCCAATGACTCAAAAATTATTTTCGCAAATTGAAGACGAGAATATTGAAAGAATTAAAGAAATGCATCCGTTGGGTATTGGTGAAGTAGAAGATGTTGTGCCAATGATAACATTTTTATTATCAGATTTTAGTAAATGGATAACAGGACAAAATATAAAAATTGATGGTGGGTACTCAGTACAATAA
- a CDS encoding SRPBCC family protein, whose product MKALIKPKEYFKKEIFEQEKKELFSEIWNFIGFTSDFAEVNDFVVSDISGISVVVQNLKGKIRAFKNVCSHRHSIIQTSAKGNRPLMCPYHGWAYNDKGIPFGIPKKPLFSFTKEELECLKLEEYSVDICGTLVFLKVKNDEITLQDYLGDFYSEVENMSNNFGKLIDVNEIEIACNWKIVVENTLESYHVALIHSETFQKLGADGLDFSFSKNHSMWDAEVLMKENEGKQAKVHKPFQERNYVIDGYRHLIVFPNILISSTYGISFNLSQIIPISEDKTLFKSFVFITKKENNNNGVLEKIYEDSLVDFNRKVFDEDKAICQEVQKGVKFSSYDGELSQEEERVLSFQQEYKKYVK is encoded by the coding sequence ATGAAAGCTTTAATAAAGCCAAAAGAATATTTTAAAAAAGAAATTTTTGAACAAGAAAAAAAAGAGCTGTTTTCTGAAATCTGGAATTTTATAGGTTTTACCTCGGATTTTGCAGAAGTAAATGATTTTGTGGTGTCTGATATTTCTGGAATATCTGTTGTTGTACAAAATTTGAAAGGTAAGATTAGAGCGTTTAAAAATGTTTGTTCACATAGACATTCAATTATTCAAACTTCTGCGAAAGGAAACAGACCTTTAATGTGTCCTTATCATGGATGGGCTTACAATGATAAAGGAATTCCATTTGGAATACCAAAAAAACCTTTGTTCAGTTTTACAAAAGAAGAATTAGAATGCCTTAAACTAGAAGAGTATTCTGTAGATATTTGTGGAACTTTAGTGTTTTTAAAAGTAAAAAACGATGAAATTACACTTCAGGATTATTTAGGTGATTTTTATAGTGAAGTGGAAAATATGTCCAATAATTTTGGAAAACTGATTGATGTAAATGAGATTGAAATTGCTTGCAATTGGAAAATTGTTGTCGAAAATACATTAGAAAGTTACCATGTTGCTTTAATACATTCAGAAACATTTCAAAAACTAGGAGCTGATGGATTGGATTTTTCTTTTTCAAAAAATCATTCAATGTGGGATGCTGAGGTTTTAATGAAAGAAAATGAAGGTAAACAAGCAAAAGTGCATAAACCATTTCAAGAAAGAAATTATGTAATTGACGGATACAGACATTTAATTGTTTTTCCAAATATTTTAATTTCTTCTACTTATGGAATTTCGTTTAATCTATCGCAAATTATTCCAATATCAGAAGATAAGACATTATTTAAAAGTTTTGTTTTTATTACAAAAAAGGAAAACAATAATAATGGTGTTTTAGAAAAAATTTATGAAGATAGTTTGGTAGACTTTAATCGTAAAGTATTTGATGAAGACAAAGCTATTTGTCAAGAAGTGCAAAAAGGTGTGAAATTTTCTTCTTATGATGGGGAATTAAGCCAAGAAGAAGAGAGAGTTCTTTCTTTTCAACAAGAATACAAAAAATACGTAAAATGA
- a CDS encoding ketoacyl-ACP synthase III — protein sequence MFQEFQGVEIEAISACVPKRKILNDSFGELFSPKEFRVFEKTVGILERRWAEEDVTASDLGLSAALDLIDKYNVNKDDIECLIFLSQTPDYKIPFTSNILQHKLNLKREILCLDINAGCAGFIQGLSTAFSIAKSLQKGKVLFIVAETLSKILSIEDRSTAMLFGDGAAAVLINSEQSKEDKTYFNFFSDGQNASAIQIPDGGYRNGITAKSLEIESDESGNRKNSLHLSMDGPKVFDFTLREISNSIIDLLEKIDVKKEDIDYYLLHQSNQFIIKQIASQLKVDQEKMLLNISKFGNTSGVSIPLLICSNKQLLNNSQNVLLSGYGSGLNWGNLFINLSKTKIFDIIEI from the coding sequence ATGTTTCAGGAATTTCAAGGTGTAGAAATTGAAGCAATTAGTGCTTGTGTTCCTAAAAGAAAAATTCTAAATGATTCTTTTGGAGAACTATTTTCTCCAAAAGAATTTAGAGTTTTTGAAAAAACTGTAGGTATCTTAGAGAGACGTTGGGCAGAAGAAGATGTTACAGCATCAGATTTAGGTCTTTCTGCTGCGTTAGATCTAATAGACAAATACAACGTTAATAAAGATGATATTGAATGTTTGATTTTTTTAAGTCAAACGCCAGACTATAAAATTCCATTTACATCTAATATTCTACAGCATAAACTTAATTTAAAAAGAGAAATTTTATGTTTAGATATTAATGCAGGTTGCGCAGGATTTATTCAAGGATTGAGTACTGCATTTTCTATAGCAAAGTCATTACAAAAAGGGAAAGTGCTTTTTATAGTAGCAGAAACTCTTTCAAAAATACTTTCAATCGAAGATAGAAGTACTGCGATGTTATTTGGAGATGGAGCAGCAGCTGTTTTAATCAATTCAGAACAATCGAAAGAAGATAAGACATATTTTAATTTCTTTTCTGATGGTCAAAATGCTAGTGCAATTCAAATTCCAGATGGAGGATATCGAAATGGTATTACAGCTAAAAGTCTCGAAATTGAAAGTGATGAGTCAGGAAATAGAAAAAATAGTCTTCATCTTTCTATGGATGGTCCTAAAGTTTTTGATTTTACACTTAGAGAAATTTCCAATAGCATTATTGATTTACTGGAAAAAATTGATGTCAAAAAAGAAGACATTGATTATTATCTTTTGCACCAATCAAATCAATTTATTATAAAACAAATAGCTTCACAATTAAAAGTGGACCAGGAAAAAATGCTTTTGAATATTAGTAAATTTGGGAATACTAGCGGTGTTTCAATTCCACTTTTGATATGTTCTAATAAACAGTTATTAAATAATTCGCAAAATGTATTATTGAGCGGATATGGTTCCGGATTAAATTGGGGGAACTTATTTATCAACTTGTCTAAAACGAAAATTTTCGATATAATAGAAATATAA
- a CDS encoding acyl carrier protein — translation MKKNDFISGLAEELEIETTLETTTNLKDLDEWDSMAAMVLIGYVSNEFGVTLNADDLKDITTIESLIERIGSDKFN, via the coding sequence ATGAAAAAGAATGATTTTATTTCAGGTTTAGCTGAAGAATTAGAAATCGAAACTACTCTGGAAACTACTACAAATCTTAAAGATTTAGACGAATGGGATTCGATGGCAGCAATGGTTTTAATTGGATATGTATCTAACGAATTTGGAGTTACTTTGAATGCTGATGATTTGAAAGATATTACTACAATTGAATCATTGATTGAGAGAATAGGATCAGATAAATTTAATTAA
- a CDS encoding ketoacyl-ACP synthase III yields MGMIIKAIEYVYAENKITNKDLEETFPDYDFSKFEEKVGIKNRYWVSENETAFDLALKACEKLFQNYDRQEIDYILYCTQSPEYFLPTTACILQDKLGMKKNIGALDFNLGCSGYTYGVSLAKGLISSGQVKNVLLVTAETYSKYLHPQDRSNRSIFGDAATATLISYSEEEDGIGDFLFGTDGSGFDKLIVKNGCSRFPYDSNAPEIIYGTDNTYSDNHLYMNGPDVFNFTNEVIPNFTKEILELNNLDIDKIDQFVFHQANAYMLNFMRKRLKISSDNFFIDLEDGGNTVSCTIPIALKKYSEQISKESTIIIVGFGVGLSWSGGLIKIKNKL; encoded by the coding sequence ATGGGTATGATTATTAAGGCAATCGAATATGTATATGCTGAAAATAAAATCACTAATAAAGATTTAGAAGAAACATTTCCAGATTATGATTTTTCAAAATTTGAAGAAAAAGTCGGGATAAAAAATAGATATTGGGTTAGTGAAAATGAGACAGCTTTTGATCTGGCATTAAAAGCATGTGAGAAACTTTTCCAGAACTACGACAGACAAGAAATAGATTATATTTTGTATTGTACACAAAGTCCAGAATATTTTTTACCTACTACAGCTTGTATTCTACAAGATAAATTAGGAATGAAAAAAAATATAGGAGCATTAGACTTTAATCTTGGTTGTTCAGGATATACTTATGGAGTTAGTCTGGCCAAAGGATTAATTAGTTCCGGGCAAGTAAAAAATGTATTATTGGTAACTGCGGAGACTTACTCTAAATATCTTCATCCACAAGATAGATCAAATAGATCAATTTTTGGAGATGCCGCAACCGCAACTTTAATTTCGTATTCTGAAGAAGAGGATGGAATTGGAGATTTTTTATTTGGTACAGACGGTTCAGGTTTTGACAAGTTAATTGTTAAAAACGGATGTAGTAGGTTTCCATATGATTCAAATGCTCCGGAAATTATTTACGGAACAGATAATACATATTCGGATAATCATCTATATATGAATGGTCCCGATGTATTTAATTTCACAAATGAGGTTATACCTAATTTCACAAAAGAAATTCTTGAATTGAATAATCTTGATATTGACAAAATTGATCAGTTTGTTTTTCATCAGGCAAATGCATATATGCTAAATTTTATGCGTAAAAGATTGAAGATTTCAAGCGATAATTTTTTTATTGATTTGGAAGATGGAGGAAATACAGTTTCTTGTACGATACCAATTGCATTAAAAAAGTATAGCGAACAAATCAGTAAAGAATCTACAATAATTATTGTTGGATTTGGAGTTGGTCTTTCTTGGTCAGGAGGACTTATTAAAATAAAAAATAAATTGTAA
- a CDS encoding sugar transferase: MYSIYLKRVIDFICALLGLLFLSPLFIFVTICLFIANQGKPFFIQRRPGKNGKIFKIVKFKTMTDKKDANGNLLSDAERLTKVGSFVRKTSLDEIPQLMNVLIGDMSLIGPRPLLPEYLPLYSDFQKTRHDVKPGITGWAQVNGRNAISWEDKFIFDVYYVKNITFILDLKIVFLTIIKVFKSEGISADNTATTESFKGS, from the coding sequence ATGTATAGTATTTATTTGAAAAGAGTAATTGATTTTATTTGCGCTCTATTGGGATTGTTATTCTTGAGTCCGCTTTTTATATTTGTTACTATTTGTTTATTTATTGCTAATCAAGGAAAACCTTTTTTTATTCAAAGGCGTCCAGGGAAAAATGGAAAAATATTCAAAATCGTAAAATTTAAAACGATGACGGATAAGAAGGATGCAAATGGAAACCTTCTATCTGATGCCGAAAGGTTGACAAAAGTTGGTTCATTTGTTAGAAAAACTTCTTTGGATGAAATTCCACAATTAATGAATGTATTAATTGGAGATATGAGCTTGATAGGTCCAAGACCACTTTTACCGGAATATTTACCTTTGTATAGTGATTTTCAGAAAACAAGACATGATGTCAAGCCGGGAATTACCGGATGGGCTCAAGTAAATGGGAGGAATGCTATTAGTTGGGAAGATAAATTCATTTTTGATGTTTATTATGTGAAGAATATTACATTTATATTGGATTTAAAAATTGTATTTTTGACTATTATCAAGGTTTTTAAGTCAGAAGGAATAAGTGCAGATAATACAGCAACAACAGAATCATTTAAAGGGAGTTAA
- a CDS encoding glycosyltransferase family 4 protein, translating into MNKIIRLSTVPISLNVLLKGQLKFLNEHYNIIAVSGKDVSLDEVASREGVEIFPIEMERKISPIKDFVSLVKLYFYFKKERPLIVHSITPKAGLLSMTAAKFAGVPIRIHTFTGLIFPSKQGLFQKILILMDKLLCLCATNIYPEGQGVKDDLISYKITQKPLKVIGNGNVNGIDKNYFNPELYNLEDITQERKKLGIAENDFVFVFVGRLVKDKGINELINAFSKFQYNYKNAKLLLVGPFEDDLDPLDVETVKTIKESENIISVGFQIDVRPYYAMADALIFPSYREGFPNVVMQAGAMGLPSIVTDINGCNEIIIENENGMIIPVKDSVAIYDAMEKMLTDKEFSNSLRINARLSIISRYEQQLVWDAILSEYKSLEKNV; encoded by the coding sequence ATGAATAAAATTATCCGGTTGTCAACCGTTCCAATATCACTGAATGTTTTATTAAAAGGACAGTTGAAATTTTTAAATGAGCATTATAATATTATAGCTGTTTCAGGAAAAGATGTTAGTTTAGATGAAGTTGCCAGTAGAGAAGGTGTTGAAATTTTTCCTATCGAAATGGAGAGAAAAATTTCACCAATAAAAGATTTCGTTTCTTTAGTTAAATTATATTTTTATTTTAAAAAAGAACGTCCGCTCATAGTACATTCAATTACCCCAAAAGCTGGATTATTAAGTATGACAGCAGCAAAATTTGCGGGTGTTCCAATTCGTATCCATACTTTTACCGGATTGATATTTCCCTCAAAGCAGGGATTATTTCAAAAAATACTTATTTTGATGGATAAACTATTATGCCTCTGCGCAACTAATATTTATCCAGAGGGACAAGGAGTTAAAGATGATTTAATAAGTTATAAAATTACGCAAAAGCCTCTGAAGGTTATTGGTAATGGAAACGTTAATGGAATAGATAAAAATTATTTTAATCCTGAATTGTATAACTTAGAAGATATAACCCAGGAAAGAAAAAAGTTAGGTATCGCAGAAAATGACTTTGTTTTTGTTTTTGTAGGGCGTTTAGTTAAAGACAAAGGAATTAATGAACTAATAAATGCATTTTCTAAATTTCAATATAATTACAAGAATGCAAAACTATTATTAGTTGGTCCATTCGAGGACGATTTAGATCCTCTGGATGTCGAAACTGTAAAAACAATAAAAGAATCTGAAAATATTATTAGCGTTGGTTTTCAAATTGATGTTAGGCCTTACTATGCAATGGCCGATGCATTGATTTTTCCTAGTTATAGAGAAGGATTTCCTAATGTTGTTATGCAGGCGGGAGCTATGGGATTACCAAGTATTGTTACAGATATTAATGGTTGTAACGAAATTATCATAGAAAACGAAAACGGAATGATTATTCCTGTGAAAGATTCAGTCGCTATTTATGATGCGATGGAAAAAATGTTAACCGATAAAGAATTTAGTAATAGTCTCAGAATTAATGCACGATTAAGTATTATTTCTCGTTATGAACAACAGTTAGTTTGGGACGCTATTTTATCAGAATATAAAAGTTTAGAAAAAAATGTATAG
- a CDS encoding right-handed parallel beta-helix repeat-containing protein, which yields MKTTAFFKTLFLCLVVSQLSNAQSYDYISAPKQLVSMYYKGYSNYTFPKDSYNLEKSLPGSPNKNATVDYTQKLQDAINKYPVVIMPNFPVLINSSGLMIPSNRIIYFNKYSKVMFKGPAKGRLNDIIKVYNASNVKIYNANIVGSRKEKSDQAGEWSAGICILNSANVEVYNFQIKDTWGDGVFVGSEDGKVSSNIVVKNGWIDYARRDGISITSANNLHIDSVFISNTYGTLPMNGIQIEPSLYNETLKDVNLSNIYTFNNPGGLGINLQAFSIKNNPQKQVSITMQNYTDDGSNYSFGTSINDDNSIQNPAGTITITNAVWKNPKKDFYWRNSSKYNVNIVFDKIKKYKNNKLINTEN from the coding sequence ATGAAAACTACTGCTTTTTTTAAAACATTATTTCTATGTTTAGTTGTGTCTCAGTTGTCGAATGCTCAGAGCTACGATTATATATCTGCACCAAAACAACTTGTAAGTATGTATTACAAAGGTTATTCTAATTATACTTTCCCAAAAGATAGTTATAACCTTGAGAAAAGTCTGCCAGGGAGTCCTAATAAGAACGCAACGGTAGATTATACACAAAAACTTCAAGATGCTATTAATAAATATCCTGTAGTTATAATGCCTAATTTTCCTGTTTTAATAAATAGTAGTGGGCTTATGATTCCTTCAAATAGAATAATCTATTTTAATAAGTATTCAAAGGTTATGTTCAAAGGTCCGGCAAAAGGTAGGTTGAATGATATCATAAAAGTTTATAATGCTTCCAATGTTAAAATTTACAATGCAAATATTGTTGGTAGCAGAAAAGAAAAAAGTGACCAAGCTGGAGAATGGAGTGCCGGTATTTGCATTCTTAATAGTGCAAATGTTGAAGTTTATAATTTTCAAATAAAAGATACTTGGGGAGATGGCGTTTTTGTAGGTTCAGAAGATGGAAAAGTAAGCTCGAATATTGTTGTTAAAAATGGATGGATAGATTATGCGCGAAGAGATGGTATATCAATTACTTCGGCAAATAATTTACATATAGATTCTGTTTTTATTTCCAATACTTACGGAACACTTCCTATGAACGGTATTCAAATTGAGCCTAGTTTGTATAACGAAACTCTTAAAGATGTTAATTTAAGTAATATTTATACTTTTAATAATCCAGGTGGATTAGGCATTAATTTACAAGCTTTTTCGATTAAAAATAATCCACAAAAACAAGTAAGTATTACGATGCAAAATTATACAGATGATGGATCTAATTATTCTTTTGGTACATCCATTAATGATGATAATTCAATTCAAAATCCAGCAGGAACAATTACGATCACTAATGCAGTATGGAAAAATCCTAAAAAAGATTTTTATTGGAGAAATTCAAGTAAATATAATGTGAATATTGTTTTCGATAAAATAAAGAAATATAAAAATAACAAGTTAATCAATACAGAAAATTAG
- a CDS encoding EpsG family protein: MPEFNLLYWVIYVAASLLAIWMAITIDLKKKNYQGVSNCIVFVLLLGYVFLFGMRSVDIGTDTEMYHWQYTHYKEITYGTDAPIGLVFRVLNVFSEDPQIFLFVMSFLFVTLNFYTLKKYSNFYRSNFFLSVFSLISLFFFESLGINIIRQGLSLAFFVLAIISRNVSPKKKFRWISFFILAICFHFTSLIPVFLYLLVTYFKKIRLFYYYCLYLISVVLAAGSISVLSFKDYFIGFLLLDERRGGYLEGNDSAYSVGFKPQFVAFNTIFLIIFIYLNKLEKNDFYENLLKYYILISAVFYMMFQIPYSDRWGVMSWCVIPFLLAPMFKVYQNRKSFKATFSVLFLVFIFIFFQTR, from the coding sequence GTGCCAGAGTTTAATTTATTATATTGGGTCATATATGTAGCAGCATCGTTGCTTGCAATTTGGATGGCAATTACTATAGACTTGAAGAAAAAAAATTATCAAGGCGTATCTAATTGTATCGTATTTGTCCTATTGTTAGGTTATGTCTTTTTGTTTGGTATGCGCTCTGTAGATATTGGTACTGATACTGAAATGTATCATTGGCAGTATACCCATTATAAAGAGATAACTTACGGTACAGATGCTCCCATTGGATTAGTATTTAGAGTTTTGAATGTTTTTAGCGAAGACCCGCAAATTTTTTTATTTGTAATGAGTTTTTTATTTGTAACATTAAATTTTTACACTTTAAAGAAATATTCAAATTTTTACAGATCAAACTTTTTTCTTTCTGTTTTTTCCTTAATTAGTCTGTTTTTCTTTGAATCATTAGGGATAAATATTATAAGACAAGGTTTGTCGCTTGCTTTTTTTGTATTAGCGATTATTTCTCGTAATGTTTCGCCAAAAAAGAAATTTCGATGGATTTCATTTTTTATACTAGCGATATGTTTTCATTTTACAAGTCTTATACCGGTTTTCTTATACTTATTGGTTACTTACTTTAAGAAAATTCGATTGTTTTATTATTATTGTTTATATTTAATTTCGGTTGTTTTAGCGGCAGGAAGTATCAGCGTTTTATCGTTTAAAGATTATTTTATTGGATTTTTGTTGCTTGACGAAAGAAGAGGAGGATATTTAGAAGGAAATGATTCTGCATATTCTGTTGGATTCAAACCACAATTTGTTGCATTTAACACGATATTTTTAATTATATTTATATACTTGAATAAGCTTGAAAAGAATGATTTTTATGAAAATTTATTGAAGTATTACATTCTTATCAGTGCAGTGTTTTATATGATGTTCCAAATTCCTTATTCTGATCGCTGGGGCGTAATGTCTTGGTGTGTTATACCGTTCTTGCTTGCACCGATGTTTAAAGTTTATCAAAATAGAAAAAGTTTTAAAGCCACTTTTTCTGTACTGTTTTTAGTGTTTATTTTTATTTTTTTCCAAACTAGATAA
- a CDS encoding glycosyltransferase, whose translation MLVSIGIPIYNAGQYLKQAIDSVLQQSFKDFELLLVNDGSIDDSLEIMKSYNDPRIKIINDGVNKGLIFRLNEMIHLSEGIYFARMDADDIMFPDRIERQLNVLKKNSEIDIVFGDAVSIDKDNQILGFKKSVEIKSQDDILKGICPIHPTVMAKREVLLKNPYKEGFIQMEDMELWYRLITQYRFQNLNQPLLFYREDSNNNSQKHLKMIKGKIKFADTYRATKTQKAKLILESYLKYLVYVALEKIKKEHVLLNKRFQYLTLSEKVSFEKQLDSIIGARV comes from the coding sequence ATGCTAGTTTCAATCGGAATTCCAATATATAATGCAGGTCAATATCTTAAACAAGCTATTGATTCTGTATTGCAACAATCCTTTAAAGATTTTGAGTTACTTTTAGTAAATGATGGCTCTATAGATGATTCTTTAGAAATTATGAAATCTTATAATGATCCCAGAATTAAAATTATTAATGATGGTGTCAATAAAGGGTTAATTTTTAGACTAAATGAGATGATTCATCTTTCTGAGGGTATTTATTTTGCCAGAATGGATGCTGATGATATAATGTTCCCGGATAGAATAGAAAGACAACTGAACGTATTAAAAAAGAATTCTGAAATTGATATTGTTTTTGGTGATGCTGTAAGTATTGATAAGGACAACCAAATTTTAGGATTTAAAAAATCAGTAGAAATAAAAAGTCAGGATGATATTCTCAAAGGAATTTGTCCTATACATCCAACAGTGATGGCAAAAAGAGAAGTGTTGTTAAAAAATCCATATAAAGAAGGCTTCATACAAATGGAAGATATGGAATTATGGTATCGCTTAATAACACAATATCGCTTTCAAAATTTGAATCAACCTTTGTTGTTTTATAGAGAAGACAGTAATAATAATTCTCAAAAACATTTAAAAATGATTAAAGGAAAAATCAAATTTGCTGATACATATCGCGCAACAAAAACACAAAAAGCAAAATTGATATTGGAATCTTATTTAAAATACCTTGTTTATGTTGCTTTAGAAAAAATTAAAAAGGAGCATGTTTTATTGAATAAGCGATTTCAGTATTTAACGTTATCTGAAAAAGTAAGTTTTGAAAAACAGCTAGATTCAATTATAGGTGCCAGAGTTTAA
- a CDS encoding polysaccharide pyruvyl transferase family protein — MTRLTIKGAYGETNFGDDLLMCVFENYFLKEFENLQLNFVGEENNYANKLLINSTYLKPNFLPDWEVYGGGTQFFAFQSSYNTTLLQKIGIAVRNPKLVKKKLSNIFSKNNINSSKIAFIGFGIGPFYENQEAIANAKEKIAKSDFVGVRDEISYQYCSDWNIPATLGADVVFSSYFEKPNCTKSEGFNGKKKIGIIVRDWDWEKSGNNYINILIEFYKTYSDAELQFIVFAPSKDKEWIGKLKNENFLVWDPEKYSIESFLEELNVFDGFITARYHGAIIASLLNKPVICVEIEPKLRILTEQVKEIKLWEKPFDMQHLVKLVNELNYEVDYEASLKERRTNADNMLLEFKKIFAKN, encoded by the coding sequence ATGACAAGACTTACTATAAAAGGAGCTTACGGAGAAACTAATTTTGGAGATGATTTGTTAATGTGTGTGTTTGAAAACTACTTTTTAAAAGAGTTTGAGAATTTACAGTTAAATTTTGTAGGAGAAGAAAATAATTATGCCAATAAGCTTTTAATAAACAGTACCTATTTAAAACCTAATTTTCTACCCGATTGGGAAGTCTATGGAGGAGGAACTCAGTTTTTTGCTTTTCAAAGTAGTTACAATACAACTTTACTTCAAAAGATTGGTATAGCTGTTAGAAATCCCAAACTTGTTAAAAAAAAGCTAAGCAATATTTTTTCTAAAAACAATATAAATTCTAGTAAGATTGCATTTATAGGTTTTGGAATTGGTCCATTTTATGAAAATCAGGAAGCAATAGCTAATGCAAAAGAAAAAATTGCTAAGTCTGATTTTGTTGGAGTGAGAGATGAGATTTCATACCAATATTGCTCAGATTGGAATATTCCTGCAACCTTGGGAGCAGATGTTGTTTTTTCGTCTTATTTTGAAAAACCTAATTGTACTAAATCTGAAGGCTTTAACGGAAAAAAGAAAATTGGAATTATTGTTAGAGATTGGGACTGGGAAAAATCAGGAAATAATTATATCAACATTTTAATTGAATTTTATAAAACATATTCAGATGCAGAATTGCAATTCATTGTTTTTGCACCATCTAAAGACAAAGAATGGATTGGAAAACTAAAGAATGAGAACTTTTTAGTTTGGGATCCGGAAAAATATTCAATTGAATCATTTTTGGAAGAATTAAATGTATTTGACGGATTCATAACAGCCCGTTATCACGGAGCAATTATAGCTAGCTTATTAAACAAACCAGTTATTTGTGTTGAGATAGAACCAAAATTAAGAATCTTAACAGAGCAAGTCAAAGAAATCAAACTTTGGGAGAAACCCTTTGATATGCAGCATTTAGTTAAATTGGTTAATGAATTGAACTATGAAGTTGATTACGAAGCTTCTTTAAAAGAAAGAAGAACAAATGCTGATAATATGTTGTTAGAATTTAAAAAAATATTCGCCAAAAATTAA